From a region of the Synechococcus sp. RS9916 genome:
- a CDS encoding cation-translocating P-type ATPase: MSRTSTAGPHTTVLLDVEGMKCGGCVRAVERTLLEQPGVEEASVNLVTRSAWLSLAGEGQALEGVLSALENRGFPAKARSQTAPGAGEDDVERSWGWWRQWRQLMVALVLLVLSVLGHLAEGGHLNLPVVGELWFHATLASVALIGPGRPILVGGWRAVRAGAPSMDTLVGLGVSSAYLASLVALIWPQVGWPCFFNEPVMLLGFVLLGRFLEERARVRTGRALQQLAALQPNQARLVMADGSVREVPVAALRPGERLQLLAGDRIPVDGVVIEGCSAVDVSSLTGEPLPLEAAPGTELSSGSLNLEATLVLEAQRVGAETALARIIAMVEQAQARKAPIQGLADRVAGMFCYGVISLATLTFLFWWQVGPRLWTQVLAAPMPAAHHHSAAMAAAHGHGLHGPLGAGAETPLGLAIQLAIAVLVIACPCALGLATPTVITVSSGLAARQGWLFRGGDVIELAAGLDRVVFDKTGTLTLGRPLVAEVLASADPARTLQLSASVENTSRHPLAHALLQEAQRRGLPLLPVVGSRTVPGAGVAGELEGVEGTVRVGAPEWLQREGIVWPAPFQEALDQASDKGQSLVAVALDERPLGLICVDDRVRPDASVALQRLRGQGLMLAMLSGDRQPSVQRLGDALGFQADQLAWQLLPEQKLERLEAYRTTGSVAMVGDGINDAPALAAADLGIAVGTGTQIAQDTADLVLLGDRLEAVPEALQLAKRTMAKIRQNLFWAFGYNLLALPVAAGVLLPGFGLLLSPPLAALLMALSSITVVLNALSLRLP, from the coding sequence GTGAGTCGCACCTCCACCGCTGGTCCCCACACCACTGTTCTCCTGGATGTGGAGGGCATGAAGTGCGGAGGGTGCGTGCGCGCTGTGGAGCGCACCTTGCTCGAGCAGCCGGGCGTGGAGGAGGCCAGCGTCAATCTGGTGACGCGCAGTGCCTGGTTGAGCCTTGCCGGCGAAGGTCAAGCCCTGGAAGGGGTGTTGTCGGCGCTTGAAAATCGCGGCTTCCCCGCCAAAGCCCGCTCCCAGACCGCCCCCGGTGCCGGCGAAGACGATGTGGAGCGCAGCTGGGGCTGGTGGCGTCAGTGGCGGCAGCTGATGGTGGCCCTGGTGTTGCTGGTGCTGTCGGTGTTGGGGCATCTGGCGGAAGGCGGCCACCTGAACCTGCCCGTCGTGGGGGAATTGTGGTTTCACGCGACCCTGGCCTCGGTAGCGCTGATCGGACCGGGTCGACCGATCCTGGTGGGGGGCTGGAGGGCGGTTCGTGCGGGAGCGCCGAGCATGGACACCCTGGTGGGCCTCGGCGTCAGCAGTGCCTATCTCGCCAGCCTGGTGGCTTTGATCTGGCCCCAGGTGGGCTGGCCCTGTTTCTTCAACGAGCCGGTGATGTTGCTCGGCTTTGTGCTGCTCGGCCGCTTCCTGGAGGAGCGGGCCCGGGTACGAACGGGCCGGGCGTTGCAGCAGTTGGCTGCGTTGCAGCCGAATCAAGCCCGGTTGGTCATGGCCGATGGCAGTGTCAGGGAGGTGCCGGTGGCTGCATTGCGGCCTGGTGAGCGCCTCCAGTTGCTGGCGGGTGACCGCATCCCTGTCGACGGCGTGGTGATCGAGGGCTGCTCGGCGGTGGATGTCTCGAGCCTGACCGGCGAACCTCTGCCCCTTGAGGCAGCCCCTGGCACGGAGTTGTCCTCAGGCAGCCTCAACCTCGAAGCGACCTTGGTGCTGGAGGCGCAGCGGGTGGGTGCGGAGACCGCCCTGGCTCGGATCATCGCCATGGTGGAGCAGGCCCAGGCCCGGAAGGCTCCGATCCAAGGGCTGGCTGACCGCGTTGCCGGGATGTTCTGTTACGGCGTGATCAGTCTGGCCACGCTCACATTTTTGTTTTGGTGGCAGGTGGGTCCCCGCCTCTGGACCCAGGTGTTGGCGGCGCCGATGCCAGCGGCCCATCACCATTCCGCTGCCATGGCCGCTGCGCATGGCCATGGCCTGCATGGCCCCTTGGGTGCAGGCGCTGAAACTCCCTTGGGATTGGCCATTCAGCTGGCCATTGCTGTGCTGGTGATCGCCTGTCCCTGTGCACTGGGTCTGGCCACCCCCACCGTGATCACGGTGTCGTCGGGATTGGCGGCCCGTCAGGGCTGGCTGTTTCGCGGTGGGGATGTGATCGAGCTGGCGGCTGGGCTGGATCGCGTTGTGTTCGACAAGACCGGCACGCTCACCCTTGGCCGTCCCTTGGTGGCTGAGGTGCTGGCGAGTGCTGATCCAGCCCGCACCCTGCAACTGTCGGCCAGCGTCGAGAACACCAGTCGCCATCCATTGGCCCACGCCCTGCTGCAGGAGGCACAGCGTCGTGGCTTGCCCTTGCTGCCGGTGGTGGGCAGTCGCACCGTCCCCGGCGCGGGTGTGGCTGGTGAGCTTGAGGGGGTTGAGGGCACGGTGCGCGTGGGTGCTCCCGAATGGCTGCAACGGGAAGGCATCGTCTGGCCTGCGCCTTTCCAGGAGGCTCTTGATCAGGCCTCCGACAAAGGGCAGTCGCTCGTGGCGGTGGCTCTGGATGAGAGGCCCCTGGGTTTGATCTGTGTGGACGACCGCGTGCGCCCCGATGCCTCTGTGGCCTTGCAACGGTTGCGCGGTCAGGGTCTGATGTTGGCGATGCTGAGCGGCGACCGTCAGCCGTCGGTGCAGCGCCTGGGTGATGCGCTGGGTTTTCAGGCCGATCAACTCGCCTGGCAGTTGTTGCCGGAGCAGAAGCTGGAGCGGTTGGAGGCCTACAGGACCACCGGCAGCGTGGCGATGGTGGGGGATGGCATCAACGATGCGCCTGCTCTTGCAGCGGCTGATCTGGGGATCGCTGTGGGCACTGGCACCCAGATCGCTCAAGACACCGCTGACCTGGTGCTATTGGGAGACCGCCTGGAGGCGGTGCCTGAAGCGCTGCAGCTGGCCAAGCGCACCATGGCCAAGATCCGCCAGAACCTCTTCTGGGCCTTCGGATACAACCTGCTGGCCTTACCGGTGGCGGCCGGAGTGTTGCTGCCGGGCTTTGGCCTGCTGCTGTCGCCGCCACTGGCGGCCTTGTTGATGGCCCTGAGCTCCATCACTGTGGTGCTCAATGCCCTCAGTCTTCGCCTTCCATGA
- a CDS encoding DNA polymerase III subunit delta': protein MVPLFSDLVGQPQAVSLLEAALSHQRVAPAYLFAGPDGVGRRLAALRFLEGVLQGGQEDRRERRRLEARNHPDLLWVEPSYSHQGRLIPRSEAEEAGVSKRTPPQLRLDQIREVSRFLARQPLESPRGLVVIEDPEAMAESAANALLKTLEEPGHGLLILLSAAPERLLTTIRSRCQQISFKRLDPGQMQTVLARLDGEQRAQAAAALELPELRALAAGSPGALLDHANYWEAVPDSLRDRLTVLPSKPAEALALARDVTEALSGEQQLWLISWWQHHLWYQQGQSQGLKRLERLRSHLLSFVQPRLAWEVTLLDLLTAGSS, encoded by the coding sequence ATGGTTCCTCTGTTTTCTGATCTGGTGGGCCAGCCCCAGGCGGTGTCGTTGCTGGAGGCGGCCCTCAGCCATCAGCGGGTGGCGCCTGCCTATCTCTTTGCTGGACCTGATGGTGTAGGCCGGCGTCTGGCTGCGCTGCGGTTTCTGGAGGGGGTGCTTCAGGGAGGGCAAGAGGACCGCCGAGAACGTCGTCGGTTGGAGGCCCGTAACCATCCTGATCTGCTCTGGGTGGAACCCAGCTATTCCCATCAGGGTCGGCTGATCCCTCGCTCGGAGGCGGAGGAGGCGGGCGTGAGCAAGCGCACGCCGCCGCAATTGCGCCTCGATCAGATCCGTGAGGTGAGTCGTTTCCTGGCCCGACAGCCTCTGGAGTCGCCTCGGGGGCTGGTGGTGATTGAAGACCCGGAAGCGATGGCGGAGTCGGCGGCCAACGCCCTCCTCAAAACCCTTGAAGAGCCTGGGCATGGTTTGCTGATTTTGCTCTCAGCTGCGCCGGAACGCCTGCTCACCACCATTCGTTCCCGTTGTCAGCAGATCAGCTTCAAACGCCTCGATCCAGGGCAAATGCAGACGGTGCTTGCGCGCCTGGATGGCGAGCAGCGTGCCCAGGCCGCGGCGGCTCTGGAGCTCCCGGAGCTTCGGGCCCTGGCGGCCGGTTCCCCTGGAGCACTGCTCGACCATGCCAACTACTGGGAGGCGGTGCCGGACTCCCTGCGGGATCGGTTGACGGTGCTGCCCAGCAAGCCAGCGGAGGCCTTGGCTCTCGCACGGGATGTGACCGAAGCTCTCAGTGGCGAACAGCAGCTCTGGTTGATCTCCTGGTGGCAGCACCACCTTTGGTATCAGCAGGGGCAAAGCCAGGGGCTGAAACGCCTGGAACGGTTGCGCAGCCACCTGCTCTCGTTTGTGCAACCGCGGTTGGCCTGGGAAGTCACCTTGCTTGATCTGCTCACAGCAGGATCGAGCTAA
- the radA gene encoding DNA repair protein RadA, with protein MPRSSTLFVCQSCGAQTRQFFGRCNSCGSWNSLVEQSQPKDDGRRRRAGADPKAAPVARRSTAMADLGDQPMQRLGSGYDEFDRVLGGGLVPGSLVLVGGDPGIGKSTLLLQSATAMGGDRSVLYVSAEESAQQVKLRWQRLQRRGADLQLLAETDLELVLEELEALRPDVAIIDSIQAMHDANLTSAPGSVAQVRECAAALQRLAKRQNTALLLVGHVTKEGVLAGPKVLEHLVDAVLTFEGDRFASHRLLRAVKNRFGATHELGVFEMRGQGLAEVGNPSELFLSGEQASGVATIVACEGTRPLVVDLQALVSTTSYASPRRTATGIAVNRLHQILAVLEKHMGLPLSRFDCYLAVAGGLDVEEPAADLGVAAAVVASYRDLTLPAGTVLMGELGLGGQLRSVPQLELRLQEAARLGFRRAVVPQASGLGAVAAALGLELLEASRITEALVLALGDGATAQDDQK; from the coding sequence GTGCCCCGTTCTTCCACCCTGTTCGTTTGCCAGAGCTGTGGGGCGCAGACCCGTCAGTTTTTTGGTCGTTGCAACAGCTGCGGCAGCTGGAATTCCCTGGTGGAGCAGTCGCAGCCCAAAGACGACGGCCGTCGCAGGCGTGCTGGTGCTGATCCCAAGGCGGCTCCCGTGGCGCGCCGATCCACAGCCATGGCTGACCTTGGTGATCAGCCGATGCAGCGGCTTGGCAGTGGTTACGACGAATTCGACCGGGTGCTTGGCGGTGGCTTGGTGCCGGGGTCTTTGGTGCTGGTGGGGGGAGATCCGGGCATCGGCAAAAGCACCCTGTTGCTCCAGAGCGCCACGGCCATGGGAGGGGACCGCTCGGTGCTCTATGTCAGTGCGGAGGAATCGGCGCAGCAGGTGAAGTTGCGTTGGCAGCGCTTGCAGCGCCGCGGCGCCGATCTGCAGTTGCTGGCGGAAACCGATCTGGAGCTGGTGCTGGAGGAGCTGGAGGCTCTCAGGCCGGATGTGGCGATCATCGACAGCATCCAGGCCATGCACGACGCCAACCTCACCAGTGCGCCGGGATCGGTGGCCCAGGTGCGAGAGTGTGCGGCTGCCCTGCAGCGGCTGGCCAAGCGTCAGAACACGGCACTGCTGCTGGTGGGTCACGTCACCAAAGAGGGAGTGCTGGCTGGGCCCAAGGTGTTGGAGCACCTGGTGGATGCGGTGCTGACCTTCGAAGGCGATCGCTTTGCTAGCCATCGCCTGCTGCGTGCGGTCAAAAATCGCTTCGGTGCCACCCATGAGCTGGGCGTGTTCGAAATGCGCGGGCAGGGGCTGGCGGAGGTGGGTAACCCCAGTGAGCTGTTCCTCAGCGGTGAACAAGCCAGTGGTGTGGCCACGATCGTGGCCTGCGAGGGCACCCGTCCGCTGGTGGTGGACCTTCAGGCCTTGGTGAGCACCACCAGTTACGCCAGTCCGCGCCGGACTGCGACGGGGATTGCGGTCAACCGTCTGCACCAGATCCTGGCGGTGCTGGAGAAGCACATGGGCCTGCCGCTCTCACGCTTCGATTGCTACCTGGCGGTGGCTGGCGGCCTCGATGTGGAGGAACCCGCCGCTGATCTGGGGGTGGCGGCGGCTGTGGTGGCCAGCTACAGGGATCTGACGTTGCCGGCTGGCACGGTGCTGATGGGGGAGCTGGGTCTGGGCGGTCAGCTGCGCTCCGTTCCCCAACTGGAGCTGCGCCTGCAGGAGGCCGCCCGACTCGGGTTCAGGCGTGCTGTTGTGCCCCAGGCCAGCGGCCTGGGTGCGGTGGCGGCTGCCTTGGGGCTGGAGTTATTGGAGGCCTCGCGGATCACCGAAGCCCTCGTGCTGGCCCTCGGCGATGGAGCGACGGCTCAGGACGATCAGAAATAA
- a CDS encoding beta-ketoacyl-ACP synthase III, with protein MAGSAPLSGPSGGVALVASGSARGEQQISNDQLGQRVDTNDEWIRTRTGIQARRICGPDQSLSGLAADAGREALSMAGWDADSLDLVLLATSTPDDLFGSAPKVQALLGARNAVAFDLTAACSGFLFALITASQFLRTGAMRRVLVIGADQLSSWVDWDDRRSCVLFGDGAGALALEACPADQDGLLGFQMRSDGSRGECLNVPQSRDRRPLVDGSSHQGGHYEPIQMIGQEVYKFAVREVPAILKALLQDTATSADQLDWLLLHQANQRILDAVADRFAIPHSQVLTNLANYGNTSAATIPLMLDEAVRDGRIQPGHRIASSGFGAGLSWGAALLRWQGPS; from the coding sequence TTGGCTGGATCAGCACCACTCTCCGGACCCTCCGGCGGCGTGGCCCTGGTGGCCAGCGGAAGTGCCCGCGGTGAGCAACAGATCAGCAACGATCAACTCGGGCAACGGGTCGACACCAACGACGAATGGATCCGCACCCGAACCGGCATTCAGGCCCGTCGCATCTGCGGGCCTGATCAATCGCTCTCCGGCCTGGCTGCCGATGCTGGGCGAGAAGCCCTGTCCATGGCGGGATGGGACGCCGACAGCCTCGACCTGGTGCTGCTGGCCACCTCCACCCCCGATGACCTGTTCGGCTCAGCGCCGAAAGTGCAGGCTCTGCTGGGCGCCCGCAACGCCGTGGCCTTCGATCTCACCGCTGCTTGCAGTGGCTTTCTGTTCGCGCTGATCACGGCATCGCAGTTCCTGCGCACCGGAGCCATGCGGCGGGTGCTGGTGATCGGGGCCGACCAACTGAGCAGCTGGGTCGACTGGGACGACCGGCGCAGCTGTGTGCTGTTCGGCGATGGCGCTGGAGCCCTGGCTCTGGAGGCGTGTCCAGCGGATCAAGATGGCCTGCTCGGCTTCCAGATGCGCAGCGATGGCAGTCGCGGCGAATGTCTGAACGTGCCCCAAAGCCGCGATCGCCGACCCCTAGTGGATGGCAGCAGCCATCAGGGCGGCCACTACGAACCGATCCAGATGATCGGCCAGGAGGTCTACAAATTCGCCGTCCGGGAAGTGCCGGCGATCCTCAAGGCGCTGCTGCAAGACACAGCCACCAGTGCCGATCAACTCGACTGGTTGTTGCTGCATCAGGCCAATCAACGCATCCTCGATGCCGTCGCGGATCGGTTTGCCATTCCCCACAGCCAGGTGCTCACCAACCTGGCCAACTACGGCAACACTTCAGCAGCCACGATCCCGCTGATGCTCGACGAGGCCGTGCGCGACGGACGCATTCAGCCTGGTCATCGCATCGCCAGCAGCGGCTTCGGTGCGGGCCTCAGCTGGGGTGCAGCTCTCTTGCGCTGGCAGGGCCCCTCGTAG
- the rpaB gene encoding response regulator transcription factor RpaB, which yields MTVASPAKETILVVDDEASSRRILETRLSMIGYNVITACDGNEALECFRNVEPDLVVLDVMMPKLDGYGVCQELRKESDVPIVMLTALGDVADRITGLELGADDYVVKPFSPKELEARIRCVLRRVDKEQVAGIPNSGVIQVSDLRIDTNKRQVFRGDERIRLTGMEFSLLELLVSRSGEPFSRGEILKEVWGYTPERHVDTRVVDVHISRLRSKLEDDPANPELILTARGTGYLFQRIVDSVASEGN from the coding sequence ATGACAGTCGCCAGTCCTGCCAAGGAAACCATCCTCGTCGTCGATGACGAAGCCAGCAGCCGCCGGATTCTGGAAACCCGCCTCTCGATGATTGGCTACAACGTCATCACCGCCTGCGACGGCAACGAGGCACTGGAGTGCTTCCGCAACGTGGAGCCCGACCTGGTGGTGCTCGACGTGATGATGCCGAAGCTTGACGGCTACGGCGTTTGCCAGGAGCTGCGCAAGGAATCGGATGTGCCGATCGTGATGCTCACAGCCCTGGGGGATGTGGCGGACCGCATCACCGGCCTCGAACTGGGCGCCGATGACTACGTGGTCAAGCCGTTCAGTCCCAAGGAACTGGAAGCCCGCATCCGTTGCGTGCTGCGCCGGGTGGACAAAGAACAGGTGGCTGGCATCCCCAACTCCGGCGTGATTCAGGTGTCCGATCTGCGCATCGACACCAACAAGCGTCAGGTGTTCCGTGGCGATGAGCGGATCCGACTCACGGGCATGGAGTTCAGCCTGCTGGAACTGCTGGTCAGCCGTTCTGGAGAACCCTTCAGTCGCGGGGAAATCCTCAAGGAAGTGTGGGGCTACACCCCAGAACGCCATGTGGACACCCGGGTGGTGGATGTTCATATTTCCCGGCTTCGCTCCAAACTGGAAGACGATCCGGCGAATCCCGAGCTGATCCTCACTGCTCGCGGCACCGGCTATTTGTTCCAGCGCATCGTTGACTCCGTTGCCTCCGAAGGAAACTGA
- a CDS encoding photosystem I assembly protein Ycf3, with the protein MADLIVKLLPINARAKEAYVYYRDGLSAQNDGDYAEALENYEESLKLEENPIDRGETLKNMAIIYMSNGEEDRAIETYQKALDENPKQPSCLKNMGLIFEKRGRTAEEEGRRDEADSWFDQAAEAWTQAVRLNPGGYLDIENWLKSTGRSNVDVYF; encoded by the coding sequence ATGGCGGATCTGATCGTGAAGCTGCTTCCGATCAACGCCCGGGCCAAGGAGGCCTACGTCTATTACCGCGACGGGCTTTCAGCCCAGAACGACGGCGACTACGCCGAGGCACTGGAGAACTACGAGGAAAGCCTGAAGCTCGAGGAAAACCCGATCGACCGCGGTGAAACCCTCAAGAACATGGCGATCATCTACATGAGTAATGGAGAGGAAGACCGGGCGATCGAGACCTATCAGAAAGCGCTCGACGAGAACCCCAAGCAGCCCTCCTGCCTCAAAAACATGGGGCTGATCTTCGAGAAGCGCGGACGCACAGCTGAAGAGGAGGGTCGCCGCGATGAAGCCGACAGCTGGTTCGATCAGGCGGCCGAAGCCTGGACCCAGGCGGTGCGCCTCAACCCAGGCGGCTACCTCGACATCGAAAACTGGCTCAAATCGACCGGTCGCAGCAACGTCGACGTTTATTTCTGA
- a CDS encoding response regulator transcription factor, with product MKPCILLIEDDGDMRELVGGHLEHNGFDVQRADDGIKGQALALQYTPDLILLDLMLPKVDGLTLCQRLRRDERTAGIPILMLTALGGTKDKVSGFNSGADDYLTKPFDLEELQVRVKALLRRSDRAPVGSSNHNEILSYGPLTLVPERFEAIWFDTPVRLTHLEFELLHCLLQRHGQTVAPSLILKEVWGYEPDDDIETIRVHVRHLRTKLEPDPRKPRFIKTVYGAGYCLELPTGAQLDDLQDVLAQARQEREQKDESSKRVSA from the coding sequence ATGAAGCCCTGCATCCTCCTGATCGAAGACGACGGCGACATGCGCGAACTCGTGGGTGGACACCTCGAGCACAACGGCTTTGACGTGCAGCGTGCCGATGACGGCATCAAAGGTCAGGCCCTGGCGCTTCAGTACACCCCGGATCTGATCCTGCTCGACTTGATGCTGCCCAAGGTGGATGGCCTCACCCTTTGTCAGCGCCTGCGCCGGGATGAGCGCACCGCCGGCATTCCCATCCTGATGCTCACGGCCCTTGGTGGCACCAAGGACAAAGTGAGTGGCTTCAATTCCGGGGCTGACGACTATCTGACCAAGCCCTTCGATCTCGAGGAGCTCCAGGTGCGGGTCAAAGCGCTGCTGCGGCGCAGTGATCGTGCCCCTGTGGGCAGCTCGAACCACAACGAAATCCTCAGCTACGGCCCCCTGACCCTGGTGCCTGAGCGTTTCGAAGCCATCTGGTTTGACACGCCTGTGCGTCTCACCCATCTGGAATTCGAACTGCTCCACTGCCTGCTGCAACGCCATGGCCAGACCGTGGCGCCATCCCTGATCCTCAAAGAGGTCTGGGGCTATGAGCCCGATGACGACATCGAGACCATCCGCGTGCATGTGCGTCACCTACGCACCAAATTGGAGCCGGATCCCCGCAAGCCACGGTTCATCAAAACGGTCTATGGCGCCGGGTATTGCCTGGAACTGCCCACCGGGGCCCAGCTTGACGACCTCCAGGACGTCCTAGCCCAGGCCCGCCAAGAGCGGGAGCAAAAAGACGAGTCGAGCAAGCGGGTCAGCGCCTGA
- the plsX gene encoding phosphate acyltransferase PlsX: MPPKETDSNATPPVGDSLARAKPRRSKAVRRLVIWYRRNAAVTSLVGTATSSASAAGSVAGTVVSSAGNVAGTVLQPLVFDPLRRLQGGHSDGDTAINDAERLWVAVDGMGGDHAPGPILEGCLQAITRLPLRIRFVGETDRVLAAAEEMGLTEALNDARNAGYLDLVASGPSVEMNEEATVVRRKRDASINVAMNLVKKGEALAVYSAGNSGAVMASAIFRLGRLAGIERPAIGALFPTKDPGQPVLVLDVGANMDCKPSYLHQFALLGNIYSRDVLQVAQPRVGLLNIGEEECKGNDLALKTYPLLKEESRLHFAGNCEGRDVLSGEFDVVVCDGFTGNVLLKFLESVGSVLLGVLKAELPRGRRGKVGSAFLMSNLKRIKKRLDHAEHGGALLLGVNGICVIGHGSSRALSVLSALRLAHSAASHGVMDDLAELGNTAKPVGV, from the coding sequence TTGCCTCCGAAGGAAACTGACTCCAATGCGACGCCCCCTGTGGGCGATTCGTTGGCTCGGGCCAAGCCCCGACGCTCCAAGGCCGTTCGCCGTCTTGTGATTTGGTATCGCCGCAATGCCGCGGTCACCAGCCTTGTGGGCACTGCCACCTCCTCAGCAAGCGCCGCTGGCTCTGTCGCCGGCACGGTGGTGTCGAGCGCGGGCAACGTGGCCGGCACCGTGCTGCAACCCTTGGTCTTCGACCCTCTTCGACGGCTGCAAGGTGGCCATAGCGATGGCGACACCGCCATCAACGATGCAGAACGCCTGTGGGTGGCCGTCGACGGCATGGGTGGCGACCATGCGCCTGGCCCGATCTTGGAGGGATGCCTCCAGGCCATCACCCGCCTGCCTCTCCGCATTCGTTTTGTCGGAGAAACCGATCGGGTGCTGGCTGCCGCCGAGGAGATGGGGCTGACGGAAGCCCTGAATGACGCGCGCAACGCCGGCTACCTCGATCTGGTGGCCAGCGGTCCTTCCGTGGAAATGAATGAAGAGGCCACGGTGGTGCGGCGCAAACGCGATGCCAGCATCAACGTGGCCATGAACCTGGTAAAAAAGGGGGAGGCCCTGGCGGTCTATTCCGCAGGCAACTCAGGAGCTGTGATGGCCTCAGCCATTTTCCGGCTGGGGCGCCTGGCAGGCATCGAACGCCCTGCCATTGGAGCCCTGTTCCCCACCAAGGATCCAGGCCAGCCCGTGTTGGTGCTGGATGTGGGCGCCAACATGGATTGCAAACCGTCCTATCTCCACCAGTTCGCCCTGCTCGGCAACATCTACAGCCGGGATGTGCTGCAGGTCGCTCAACCGCGGGTGGGGTTGCTGAACATCGGCGAAGAGGAGTGCAAGGGCAACGATCTCGCCCTCAAGACCTACCCACTACTGAAAGAGGAGTCCCGTCTCCATTTCGCGGGCAACTGTGAGGGCCGCGATGTGCTTTCCGGTGAATTTGACGTGGTGGTCTGTGATGGATTCACCGGCAACGTGCTGCTCAAATTCCTCGAATCGGTGGGCAGCGTGCTGCTCGGGGTGCTCAAAGCCGAACTGCCCCGTGGCCGCCGCGGGAAGGTGGGTTCAGCCTTCCTGATGAGCAACCTCAAGCGCATCAAGAAACGCCTCGACCACGCCGAACACGGTGGCGCCCTGCTGCTGGGCGTGAACGGGATCTGTGTGATTGGCCACGGCAGCAGCCGGGCCCTGTCCGTGTTGAGTGCCCTGCGCTTAGCCCACTCCGCCGCCAGCCATGGCGTGATGGACGATCTCGCCGAACTCGGCAACACCGCCAAGCCCGTTGGGGTCTGA
- a CDS encoding ABC transporter ATP-binding protein — protein MAELTAPGLRFDRVSFSWPNGTRALDQCSFTIPGPGLWMLVGSNGSGKSTLFRMIGGLLEPQSGQLDCTLRPALVFQNPDHQLLLPSCGSELLLNLPRHLSSGERHTRINHLLEQVGLAGMATRPIHTLSGGQKQRLAIAGALASDANLLLLDEPTALLDPASQQTVLAAVQQLCHRSQAPLTALWVTHRLDELDHADGAARMEKGRIAPWSSGQKLRKQLQPLAGRRG, from the coding sequence CAGCTGGCCCAACGGCACACGCGCACTTGATCAGTGCTCCTTCACCATTCCCGGACCCGGCCTATGGATGCTGGTGGGCAGCAACGGCAGCGGCAAAAGCACGCTCTTCCGCATGATCGGGGGGTTGCTTGAACCACAGAGCGGTCAGCTGGACTGCACCCTCAGGCCTGCCCTGGTGTTCCAGAACCCCGACCACCAATTGCTGCTGCCCAGCTGCGGCAGCGAACTGCTGCTGAATCTGCCCCGCCATCTCAGCAGCGGGGAGCGCCACACCCGCATCAACCACCTGTTGGAACAAGTGGGCCTGGCGGGGATGGCCACCCGGCCTATTCACACCCTCAGCGGCGGGCAAAAACAACGCCTGGCCATCGCCGGCGCCTTGGCGAGCGACGCCAACCTGCTGCTGCTGGATGAACCGACAGCGCTTCTGGATCCCGCCAGCCAACAAACGGTGCTGGCTGCTGTGCAACAGCTCTGTCACCGCTCCCAAGCCCCATTAACCGCTCTCTGGGTCACCCACCGCCTCGACGAGCTGGACCACGCCGATGGAGCGGCACGCATGGAAAAAGGCCGCATCGCCCCCTGGAGCAGCGGCCAAAAACTGCGCAAACAGCTTCAACCGCTTGCAGGGCGGCGGGGCTGA
- the tmk gene encoding dTMP kinase, translated as MRGRFLVMEGIDGCGKTTQMQRLAEWLPGSGLMPSGAQLVQTREPGGTPLGQALRQLLLHPPEAVAPGPVAELLLYAADRAQHVDQVIRPALARGDWVISDRFAGSTLAYQGYGRELNRELIVQLEQIATTGLQPDATFLLDLPLAVSQARRADQANDRIEAAGQAFLQRVSEGFRVLAAGRGWWCIDADQVPDAVTAQIRDRLQRGFSEGG; from the coding sequence ATGCGGGGTCGCTTTCTGGTCATGGAGGGCATTGATGGGTGCGGCAAGACCACCCAGATGCAGCGCCTGGCGGAGTGGTTGCCAGGCAGCGGTTTGATGCCTTCAGGGGCCCAGTTGGTGCAGACGCGGGAGCCGGGCGGTACTCCCCTGGGCCAGGCCCTGCGTCAGTTGTTGCTCCATCCTCCTGAGGCAGTGGCACCAGGCCCGGTTGCCGAACTGCTGCTGTATGCCGCCGATCGGGCCCAGCATGTGGACCAGGTGATTCGGCCTGCCCTGGCGCGGGGCGACTGGGTGATCAGTGATCGGTTCGCCGGATCGACACTGGCTTATCAGGGTTATGGCCGGGAGCTTAATCGGGAGCTCATTGTTCAACTCGAGCAGATCGCCACAACGGGGCTTCAGCCTGATGCCACCTTCCTGCTGGATCTGCCTTTGGCGGTCAGTCAGGCCCGCCGTGCGGATCAGGCCAATGATCGGATCGAGGCGGCCGGTCAGGCGTTTTTGCAGCGCGTCAGCGAGGGGTTCCGGGTGTTGGCGGCAGGCCGCGGCTGGTGGTGCATTGATGCGGATCAAGTCCCCGATGCGGTCACGGCTCAGATCCGGGATCGCCTGCAGCGCGGTTTCTCTGAGGGGGGCTGA